Below is a window of Manduca sexta isolate Smith_Timp_Sample1 unplaced genomic scaffold, JHU_Msex_v1.0 HiC_scaffold_2396, whole genome shotgun sequence DNA.
TACaagtatcaataattataaatctattttggTCTTGTTTGTAATGTGTGTTTGTGTAGGCAGTTGTCTGGTACAATGATACATGTGTGTATATAATTCATGACCTTTGTGTGGCTAGTGTAATACGAGATGGCGGTAACAATAGTCGTGTTTGCTTTCTTGGCCTCTACGATAAGTACACTCGCGGAAAAGGTCACTTTAAATGATGTTTTGTTTAGTGGCGGCTACGAGTTTATAGATCTGACACATCCATATGATAATAATACAGTTTATTGGCCTGGTCATCAAAAATTTACGTTTACCAAAAAGATCGAAAATATTCAGGAAGATAAATCATGGTGAGATCATTCTTTTTGAATTCTTAAAATCTGCACGCCATATATACCGATTAGGAAATACTAGTAATAGCTCGTAGTCAATACAGCACAGAATAGAGAATAGTACGTTCTTATTATCAGAGTGCCTTTTAATATCCATCGGCATAGCTACGAATTTTCTCTAGGGCTGGTAGTTGAGAAgcaaaaataaagttgaaaggCCTGCACCATGCAAGGCCCCTGAAAGCGTAAGACTTTTACTAACATTGAAATGCGAGCGACAAGTCCTAGATTAAATTCTTTTGAAGATACGGTGAAATTTCGACAATTCGTCACATCACATCCTTATGTGATGTGAAGCTTCCTTAGGCAGCTTCAGCTTTAATTAGTCTTTAGGAACACGTTGCATATTAAACCTGCTGGAAACTTCAACTCATACCATAAGTGTTCAGGTATGCTGCAAAAGAATTTTCTGCCGCCGAACATGGGGGCACGCATTTGGACGCACCATACCACTTTTACAAACGGGCGATTATGTTGGGGACATCCCGCTGGAAAAATTGATTGTACCCTGTAAGTTAATAATATGGTTTAAATTTGCAATTATATTGCCTTATATGATTTACTTGAAggatttacatttttgtttatgtttcagTAATAATAGTTGACGTTAGTTCAATAGCCAACGATGATGCCAATTTCGTACTCTATAAACATCATTTGGACTATCTTCTCAATTATAATTCAGGACAGCCTtgcattttgatatttaaatttggcTGGAGTAAATACTTTCACGATCGGAATAAGTATTTAGGGATCGGAATAGACCAAAAGTCTTTAAATTTTCCAGGTgagcgatatttttatttcaaacccATTTTTTTTGgtctaaaatgttttaaaagaacTTCATGCATAACATAGTATATAATTACAGGGGTATAGTAGGTATAGATGCTGTTACGCAACTTGACCCTTCGCATGGCGGCGAATCGCCCGAACGATTGCTAGATAAGGCAAGTTTATCTCCCGCACCTAGCTCAAGCCCCGCCTAGTGGGTTAAGTTGTTTGATAGTATAATTGCGGTGAATTTAAGTATCCTTTATATCGTAAGATGTAATACTTTCAACGCATCTATCGAATCGTGCAGAAGTGCGCCCATTCCAGAGCAGCCTTCGTCTCACTTATATCGATACGTAGTTGGGAAACCAAGAACATCTATGTGACTTAGAAGCACAaacaagaaatttgtatttatttatgattattatctaTTCTGATGAGTCATATTATCGTAATTAACATTTCAGGTTTGAGTGTAGAAGTGGCCCAGTGGATAACGACatcatataaaaatgttgtgGGCATTGGTGTTGACGTAGCGTCTGTGGACCCAGGTTCGGTTAAAGAATTAGCTGTACATAAAATTTTGTCAAGAGCTGGACTTTATAACATGGAAAATGTCAAATTGGACAGAGCCATACCCGGTAAATAcgtgctaataataatattattattatgacaataatatattaacacacCAAGTTATCAAGTCGCACGTTACAAATGTGACTAACAATCGAAAGCAGCAATATAGGTATTGGGTACGCTGAaaggaagaaagaaaaaaattattcgCACAATATATCGCATAACGCGTTGCGAATTGAATCGCCTCCTTTTGCTGCGTgcgattttttattactatagttTACAGTCAGCAacgaaagtagctgaataaattcaaaatttcaatcgAGTTTTTTAATCCCCGATGAAAGACGACGGGTGATGTACCGAATTTTAGGGTGTGTATATGTGTACCTTTGACTGTGTGTGGCAGGTTGTAGGTCCCAAAAAGGTGGACTGATTttgatggttttatttttttggttgaaAGCTGATGTGTTCAATATGGTTCCTGGCTACAATTTACGAAAATTTATTCAGGCGTGACTTTCAAATCAGAATTTATTTTCAGATCATGGATGCACTGCTTTGGTTATGCCAATGAAAATAGCTGCAGGTACTGGGGCACCACTGCGGCTTGTAGCTATTTGTCCGAAGCCAAAACCAGATAATTTCTAACAGTTCTGTATACAgcagataattaataattgacattccatttaaacataatattgacattataaatattattatgttattatttattagatattgaaaatatagtCTTAATTTAAAGAAACGTTTATTTCGAAAGTTGCTTACATCAAAGGCCTAGTTGCCATCGAAATGAGCATAAACTAGTAGCGTTCTCAAATAATTGCGAATAATCTTTATAAATCATTGAACATAAAGGTTATGTTGACCAATAGCTACTGTTACAACTCTgtagttacaataatatttttaggccATATTAACAAAAGTGCTTTAGCACGTTCTTTTTAACTTACAATCAATTTAAATCATAGAATGTAACTTATAAGGTAAGTTTCGTTAAAGTAATAACAAATTGGGCAAAATTAAAAACCTATTAAATTTAAAGGCTACAGTTTAATATTTGCCCTAAACACAGTTCAATATGTACTAAACAATTCGGTGGAATGTTTATCTACACATCTCTAGGTAGTGTCTACCAATAGATTTAAGTTAAACATCAAATACTATAAATGTTCGCATTTATAACGAGAATGTTTGCGTACGATTAAGCAAAGTCGGAGTCATCGCACTTAAGAAAGATATTATTAACAGTTAGTATTTCGTTAATGATGTCTCCATTTTCACTTCTTAGTTCCACTAGAGGCGTTTCATCAACATAGTCAACTATTGATGCATCAAATGGTCCTTTGTCCAGCAATATGTTTGTGTACTCTTGTGTAATGTCATTTATTTTGACATCAGGATTTAGTTTTATTCCATATAACCGTGCAGTAACAGTTGCAGGTGGCAACTTAGCCCACTCTTCATTAATTTCTCTTACGTCAGCTAAAGAAACAATATCTATATTACCATAGTCAACAAATCTAACTTTTATCTTATTTTGGCTCTCACTATATTGCAAGATTGAAGCTCTGTACCATATATTGTCTTCAGGGAAAAGAGCGATACAtgctttattttctaatatgcCATTAATTGGAACATATTAGTTGCGCCAGCATCAACTTCTTTAAACATTTTGTCATATTCTTTAGCTGTATCTTCATCGTGAATTACACTGAGTTCCAATAAGTTAGGATCGTTAATCAGGcatatgttacattttaattctGTATCGCTATGGCTGGGATACTTGATATAATTCCCGCCAGTGGAATCATCGTCTTCTTCTAGCATTTGAGCCCAATCTTTCCCTTGCATTGATTGTAAATCAATTGATTGCTGAGTGGACTGCGACCTTGTACTTTCACTGTCGTCCTCCACTATGTAATCTGGCCCAGAGTCAAGAGATTCGTTTACAATTGTTTCcaacactttattttttttactggctACAAATTTTCTTACAACAGGTTTTGAGCCATCTGTATAGACTGCCATGTCGAAGTCGACAAGATGATCATTAATCCAGAGTTTATCGTATTTCAATTCTATTGGCGTGATATCACCACTTGCTTCTTCacttattttaacaaaacattccTTTTCAACAACAGATTTGTGTATATAGTCCAAAGTCAGTCGGTCCCATTTATTTTCCACTGGTTTGATACGGCTTAAAATACACTTGTGTGCTTGAATTGGAATTTGGTGAAGTGTAATGCCTTTCCTGATGTTGGTAAACGCACACACTTCTTCGTTTCCATAATCGACATATTGTATCAAGCAAGTGGAGGCTTCCTCATTAACTGATATTATTCTACCACGATAGAATCGcttatccaaaaaatattgagcaACGCATGGCTCACCGACAGTCCACTTTACGAATTTTGCTTTAGGGTCGTGATTTTTAAACGTACTTCGAGTGCTTTACTTATGAGCTCCAGTGTTGCTTCTTGATTAATatcatgtaaataaattataccatcGTTGTCAATGTAcctaaaaaagtaatataaataggaaaaatgaatatatttataaattcgaaagtgaGCCTTTTTGTCTGTACACGAAATTTTTTGATTTTCGAATTTGTTTGATAAATTGTATGGGGGTACTTTGAATACCATCAAAAGGCACTGGTTACTTAGGCTACTTCAATATGgagtaaaaacattaaaaacaaaaactaaacatctaTGAATGGTATCAAAAGCCTTTTTCATCCAAAGAACAAATCGGTTTCTACTGAAACAAAACAACTGCGGGAGGAACCGCAAACTAAAGCTAGTCTCacattagtaataaatatagcctTTGTTCATCAATAAGTTTACTTATGAACGCAAAAAAATTACGATTACGTAGGCtgagtatgaaaataaaaaacctttagcGCTACAAACGTgggtaatattaataaaaacatcgtgTAGGCAGATCTCGCGGGCAAGGCATAAtgaaaagaagaagaagactGGCAATCTTTTTAATATGGATTGCTCTTCTATTTTATTAAGGATACAGGTGTGTCTATAATTGTACGGTAAGCTGGAAACACGAAAATACTTACGTCGGCATAGCCATAAATTCCTTATTTGCCAACGGCTCTGGTGGTAGCCAATCGGATATGAACAAAACATTCGAAGCTTCTGGTCCTTCATCGTCTTCTGCGAGATCCACGGGTGTGGATGTATTGGACTCGCTGTCAGAAACAGATTTGATTACAAAGGCTTCATTGGCATGGGTTCCAATTGCAACCAATCGTGCACTGAACCTTGCACATTCAAGAACGACAACATTTCGTCGTTTTCTTCATTATTTTCGGTAGGTGTtacctaaaaaaaacataaaaaaatatatattataataatgtcatgaaatgaaataaaatattgccatAATTAAGTTTACTGTACCTACCTCTTGAGATTTGTCCGGGACGCCCAAGCCTTGGTCGATGATTTTCTTATTAAGGCATCGCCACTCCGACTGGTTGGGTTCTAAGGCTCCGCCTTGTACTGTATGGTATACCCATATTTCGATAGGcatacttttgtttttaaaattacccAGCTTAGTAATAAAGACTCTTTTGTAAGCGTCAAGGAGTTCTTTTAGGTACTCCTTGGTGAGTGAAGGCCACTCTTCGCCTACAGCGGGTATGACGCCGCAAACATGACACTTAATGGCTGCATCACCTATGGATGCGAATTCTGATGAGAGCTCTCTGAGGTTGGCTATCGGAATGGTTTCTATGAAAGCGAAAtcactgtaaaatattttagcattttCTCCTTCTAATTCAAGAATGACTGCTCGGCGCCATGTTTGGGACTGATTGCAAATTGTGCAACATCTGTCACCCACTTTCCAACCTTCTTTGccaactgttttatttttcgcATAATACTTTTGCATTTTTTCAAAGAGTTCATTGAATGTTTTTTGTTGATGAACTAACGAAACGTAAATTAACGAAGGTGACTGATAGTATAAAACTTTCGCTTCTAATCTTAGAGGGCCTTTATCTTTTGCCTGTAAATCTTCTTTATGGACTTTTTTAGGCATGTCTCTTTTCATTATAGTGATTTTATCTTTCTTCTGTTTAGGTGCAGGTATATTATCTTGTAGAGGATGTTTGTTGGTTATAACTTGTTCTTTATAGTCATGgtctttattaaattgaaatagcctgcaaattaatataaataaatcagtatTTCCGTAATCGGTTCAAGGATATGCAAAAATTTTATGCGTATTACTTTAATACAACGGAATgtgaaacttattttatatactttgcccTCATAGTGGTATCGACGTACCCGAAAGACACGGCGAATTTATATTTGATCATCTCATTGTTGATGCATATAATGTTCTCCGAGTCTGATTTATCATAGAGAGTCACGCCAATGGAGTCGCGGTTGCGGTTGTCTTCTACGTGAAGCTCTAGAAA
It encodes the following:
- the LOC115445169 gene encoding LOW QUALITY PROTEIN: kynurenine formamidase (The sequence of the model RefSeq protein was modified relative to this genomic sequence to represent the inferred CDS: inserted 1 base in 1 codon); this encodes MAVTIVVFAFLASTISTLAEKVTLNDVLFSGGYEFIDLTHPYDNNTVYWPGHQKFTFTKKIENIQEDKSWYAAKEFSAAEHGGTHLDAPYHFXQTGDYVGDIPLEKLIVPLIIVDVSSIANDDANFVLYKHHLDYLLNYNSGQPCILIFKFGWSKYFHDRNKYLGIGIDQKSLNFPGLSVEVAQWITTSYKNVVGIGVDVASVDPGSVKELAVHKILSRAGLYNMENVKLDRAIPDHGCTALVMPMKIAAGTGAPLRLVAICPKPKPDNF